A region from the Sandaracinus amylolyticus genome encodes:
- a CDS encoding vWA domain-containing protein, which yields MRTLCRTLLVALALLGASACTTRQTDDGDAGPMVPVDARPAAPGDADGDGIPDIVEGEDDLDGDGSPNARDDDSDDDGVSDADEAGPSPMWPVDHDDDGVPDFLDVDSDDDTIADRHEGSVDTDGDDELDRHDLDSDGDGRSDRDEAGDADLATPPIDTDRDGPPDVRDADSDGDGLADAAEPDAGSDPVDADSDDDGASDLVEHAAGTDPRDDTDNPEARGDFVFVVPFVDDPVPAQRTLDFATDIRKADVYFLIDTTGSMGVPIDNVRTSLSTPVVGIIDRVRATIPEAWFGVGQVKDFDDPFVFRNETDITSDAARAQLGVNALSPSGGGDGPEGQVPSLYAVASGSEILLTPARTDCPARTYGWPCFREDAVPIVVLVTDAPFHNGPDGSFGYPSYTRYPQMRDAIVRRRIRVIGVAIADDAIDHLEAIALDSGAVDAASVPLVSRAFDGNVDGVVVEQVDTLAEASRFDISAELRDDPADAVDARIFVDRLEARTAGDEARGCVALAAVDTDADGFADMFPRVGSRRRVCFDLVARANTTVRATREPQLYGATVRVLGDAYAELDTRRVFFLVPPEIPDPGLE from the coding sequence ATGCGCACCCTCTGCCGCACTCTGCTCGTCGCGCTCGCGCTGCTCGGCGCGAGCGCGTGCACCACGCGCCAGACCGACGACGGCGACGCCGGCCCGATGGTGCCCGTCGACGCGCGCCCCGCCGCGCCGGGTGACGCCGACGGCGACGGCATCCCCGACATCGTCGAGGGCGAGGACGATCTCGACGGCGACGGGTCGCCCAACGCACGCGACGACGACAGCGACGACGACGGTGTCTCCGACGCCGACGAGGCCGGTCCTTCGCCGATGTGGCCCGTCGATCACGACGACGACGGCGTCCCCGACTTCCTCGACGTGGACTCCGACGACGACACGATCGCCGATCGCCACGAGGGCTCGGTCGACACCGACGGAGACGACGAGCTCGATCGCCACGACCTCGACTCCGACGGCGACGGCCGCAGCGATCGCGACGAGGCCGGCGACGCCGATCTCGCGACCCCTCCGATCGACACGGATCGCGACGGCCCGCCCGACGTGCGCGACGCCGACAGCGACGGCGACGGCCTCGCCGACGCCGCCGAGCCCGACGCGGGCTCGGATCCCGTCGACGCCGACAGCGACGACGACGGAGCGAGCGACCTCGTCGAGCACGCGGCCGGCACCGATCCGCGCGACGACACCGACAACCCCGAGGCGCGCGGCGACTTCGTGTTCGTCGTCCCCTTCGTCGACGATCCCGTGCCCGCGCAGCGCACGCTCGACTTCGCGACGGACATCCGCAAGGCGGACGTGTACTTCCTGATCGACACGACCGGCTCGATGGGCGTGCCGATCGACAACGTGCGCACCAGCCTCTCGACGCCGGTGGTCGGCATCATCGATCGCGTGCGCGCGACGATCCCCGAGGCGTGGTTCGGCGTCGGTCAGGTGAAGGACTTCGACGACCCGTTCGTGTTCCGGAACGAGACCGACATCACGTCGGACGCGGCGCGCGCGCAGCTCGGCGTCAACGCGCTGTCTCCGAGCGGCGGCGGCGACGGCCCCGAGGGGCAGGTCCCGTCGCTCTACGCGGTCGCGAGCGGCAGCGAGATCCTGCTGACGCCGGCGCGCACCGACTGCCCGGCGCGCACGTACGGCTGGCCGTGCTTCCGCGAGGACGCGGTGCCGATCGTCGTGCTCGTGACCGACGCACCGTTCCACAACGGCCCCGACGGCTCGTTCGGATATCCCAGCTACACGCGCTACCCGCAGATGCGCGACGCGATCGTCCGCCGCCGCATCCGCGTGATCGGCGTCGCGATCGCGGACGACGCGATCGATCACCTCGAGGCGATCGCGCTGGACTCGGGCGCGGTCGACGCGGCGAGCGTGCCGCTCGTGAGCCGCGCGTTCGACGGCAACGTCGACGGCGTCGTGGTGGAGCAGGTCGACACGCTCGCCGAGGCGTCGCGCTTCGACATCTCCGCCGAGCTCCGCGACGACCCCGCCGATGCGGTCGACGCGCGCATCTTCGTGGATCGCCTCGAGGCGCGCACCGCGGGCGACGAGGCGCGCGGCTGCGTGGCGCTCGCGGCGGTCGACACCGACGCGGACGGCTTCGCCGACATGTTCCCGCGCGTCGGCAGCCGCCGCCGCGTGTGCTTCGATCTGGTCGCGCGCGCGAACACGACGGTGCGCGCCACGCGCGAGCCGCAGCTCTACGGCGCGACGGTGCGGGTGCTCGGCGACGCGTACGCCGAGCTCGACACGCGCCGCGTGTTCTTCCTCGTGCCGCCGGAGATCCCCGACCCCGGGCTCGAGTGA
- a CDS encoding putative metal-binding motif-containing protein: MRSTHTAVLTLLLALIGGCTVGEPSESDAGSQADATSADSGAPDAGSIECGSRGDTVGEACGSSTECDDGCFCNGVEQCVSGACVRRDPPCVDELDCTGDLCDEATDTCDPAPDDAACADTNMCNGAEVCVPGVGCVPGPRLVCNDDDPCTIGTCDPVTGCAYVARDLDGDGHSDDRCGGDDCNDDPSVGASVHPGGTEVCDNGLDDDCNRVTDYYELACRATNDDCARAELLPGPGTYVRTTRGATNHYPLSCFAGGIDTVFRFHLDEPRDVSASLRLESTGTGALAIRAADRCADGPDVACGNAVATRALPAGDHVLVVRTSAAVTFTLSLSFDAPSAEENTDVCGPGTTDISGGGVFTGLFADVEDDYEIACNGGAPTRDVAYRLVLTETSDVRLSAETSTGAPVTTYLALTRDCDNELGAIGCATSGSPQLFRQSLAAGTYYVLIESASATALTWRLEATITPAAVREPGDACVAPLDVTNRSATVPISELSLDTGTGCGGDTAAFRDATFAFTTSEVQDVILTTDTGGPHYASVSPLCGDRAAETFCSSGSPRVTQRLLRVPAGTHYVTVATTQLTGDVTVSAMLAPATFPPANDECGGAIDLTDSVLSRADLTAASDDVLSCGGNGAVDTVHRLVLTQERAVTFVARRTGGSTEPLAIGVREAGTCTVRSSDASCGFGMPAVISTTLRAGTYFVVVEAPTAPGPYSLVAYLAEP; the protein is encoded by the coding sequence ATGCGCAGCACTCACACCGCAGTCCTCACTCTCCTGCTCGCGCTGATCGGCGGCTGCACCGTCGGTGAGCCGAGCGAATCCGACGCCGGCTCTCAGGCCGACGCGACGAGCGCCGACTCCGGAGCGCCCGACGCGGGCTCGATCGAGTGCGGCTCGCGCGGCGACACCGTCGGCGAGGCGTGCGGCTCGTCGACCGAGTGCGACGACGGCTGCTTCTGCAACGGCGTCGAGCAGTGCGTCTCCGGCGCGTGCGTGCGGCGCGATCCGCCGTGCGTCGACGAGCTCGACTGCACCGGCGACCTCTGCGACGAGGCCACCGACACCTGCGACCCCGCGCCCGACGACGCCGCGTGCGCCGACACGAACATGTGCAACGGCGCGGAGGTCTGCGTGCCCGGCGTGGGCTGCGTCCCGGGCCCGCGCCTCGTCTGCAACGACGACGACCCGTGCACCATCGGCACCTGCGATCCGGTCACGGGCTGCGCGTACGTCGCGCGCGATCTCGACGGCGACGGCCACAGCGACGACCGCTGCGGCGGCGACGACTGCAACGACGATCCGTCGGTCGGCGCGTCGGTGCATCCCGGCGGGACCGAGGTCTGCGACAACGGCCTCGACGACGACTGCAACCGCGTCACCGACTACTACGAGCTCGCGTGCCGCGCGACGAACGACGACTGCGCGCGCGCCGAGCTGCTCCCGGGCCCGGGCACCTACGTCCGCACCACGCGCGGCGCGACCAACCACTATCCGCTCAGCTGCTTCGCGGGTGGCATCGACACCGTCTTCCGCTTCCACCTCGACGAGCCGCGCGACGTCTCCGCGTCGCTGCGCCTCGAGTCGACCGGCACCGGCGCGCTCGCGATCCGCGCCGCCGATCGTTGCGCCGACGGCCCCGACGTCGCGTGCGGCAACGCGGTCGCGACGCGCGCGCTCCCCGCCGGCGATCACGTGCTCGTCGTGCGCACGAGCGCGGCGGTGACCTTCACGCTCTCGCTCTCGTTCGACGCGCCGAGCGCCGAGGAGAACACCGACGTGTGCGGCCCCGGCACCACCGACATCTCGGGCGGCGGCGTGTTCACCGGGCTCTTCGCCGACGTCGAGGACGACTACGAGATCGCGTGCAACGGCGGCGCGCCGACGCGCGACGTCGCGTACCGGCTCGTGCTCACCGAGACGTCCGACGTGCGGCTGAGCGCCGAGACCAGCACCGGCGCGCCCGTGACGACGTACCTCGCGCTGACGCGCGACTGCGACAACGAGCTCGGCGCGATCGGCTGCGCGACCAGCGGCTCGCCGCAGCTCTTCCGCCAGTCGCTCGCGGCCGGCACGTACTACGTGCTGATCGAGTCGGCGAGCGCGACCGCGCTCACCTGGCGCCTCGAAGCGACGATCACGCCCGCCGCGGTGCGCGAGCCCGGCGACGCGTGCGTCGCGCCGCTCGACGTGACGAACCGCAGCGCGACCGTGCCGATCTCGGAGCTCTCGCTCGACACCGGCACCGGCTGCGGCGGTGACACCGCGGCGTTCCGCGACGCGACGTTCGCGTTCACCACGAGCGAGGTGCAGGACGTCATCCTCACCACGGACACCGGTGGCCCGCACTACGCGTCGGTCTCGCCGCTCTGCGGCGATCGCGCGGCCGAGACCTTCTGCTCGAGCGGCTCGCCGCGCGTCACCCAGCGCCTGCTGCGCGTCCCCGCGGGCACGCACTACGTCACCGTCGCGACGACGCAGCTCACCGGCGACGTGACCGTCTCGGCGATGCTCGCGCCCGCGACGTTCCCGCCCGCGAACGACGAGTGCGGCGGCGCGATCGATCTCACCGACTCCGTGCTCTCGCGCGCCGACCTCACCGCCGCGTCGGACGACGTGCTCTCGTGCGGCGGCAACGGCGCGGTCGACACCGTGCACCGCCTCGTGCTCACGCAGGAGCGCGCCGTGACGTTCGTCGCGCGCCGCACCGGCGGGAGCACCGAGCCGCTCGCGATCGGCGTGCGCGAGGCGGGCACGTGCACCGTGCGCTCCTCGGACGCGTCGTGCGGCTTCGGAATGCCCGCGGTGATCAGCACGACGCTGCGCGCCGGCACGTACTTCGTCGTCGTCGAGGCGCCGACCGCGCCCGGGCCGTACTCGCTCGTGGCCTACCTCGCCGAGCCCTGA